Below is a genomic region from Verrucomicrobiota bacterium.
CTCGGATACCCGGCTGCAAAATCAGCGTCGAACATAAAAGAAAGAAAAAAAGAAGCAGCAAAATCACGGTGACCATGGGAACCATGTCCATGGGCCTGATAACAAGCTTGAGTTCCTGCCTGAGTTTCATCCGTTATTTTTTATCGGTTTTCGATTCTTCCGCATCAATATTCGTGATTTTCGAAGGCATCTTACTGGTTTTATCCTCCATCGAGATCACATTTTCCGGACGGGCACTGAAAAAGGCGATGAGTTCCAAAGAAACCTTCTCCATATCGTACACAATCCCTCGTATGACGGAGACAATGTAATTATAAACGATGTAACAAGGGATCGAAACGATTAACCCGGCAGCAGCCGTGACAAGAGCCTTCCAGATTCCTCCCGCTAAGTTACTCACACTCACTCCGGCCCCGATCCTTTGGATTTCTTGGAAAGCCTCCATCATCCCGACCACCGTCCCGAGTAAACC
It encodes:
- a CDS encoding MotA/TolQ/ExbB proton channel family protein — translated: GLLGTVVGMMEAFQEIQRIGAGVSVSNLAGGIWKALVTAAAGLIVSIPCYIVYNYIVSVIRGIVYDMEKVSLELIAFFSARPENVISMEDKTSKMPSKITNIDAEESKTDKK